The following proteins are co-located in the Brevibacillus laterosporus DSM 25 genome:
- a CDS encoding efflux RND transporter periplasmic adaptor subunit, whose product MKKRWWGVIAAGVVVVGAYGYFKMTAVDATGLPVSVTPVAKGSIENKVMASGMVKAKQEVTLFSPNNGTLLQFTVQEGDNVTANQVIGSIDVTDLSSEIASINAQIASQQAELNRVKSGKEPETIAQQEERVRQEKEKVASAQKEYNRTKQLVEAGASPATELDKAKESLSQAQSSLTMSQSELALNKKGPKSTDIASVQAQINQLNVKKAELAKQSSQSTVVAPFTGTILKVDAKNGQAVTKGTEIITMGDLSKLQVVADINESDVKDIQVGQKALVSGTSMGKEKAEATVTRISPLATKIQKGETTGKTKVNVTLELDQAVSVLKPGFNVDVDIMITNKNNILVVPFQAVVNDPSGSFVWVVEDGLAKKRPVKTGTESDLHVEITSGLNEGDSVISSPSADLMEGMPVMAMEAGVPGAA is encoded by the coding sequence ATGAAGAAACGTTGGTGGGGTGTTATTGCAGCTGGAGTAGTAGTCGTCGGCGCCTATGGTTATTTTAAAATGACCGCTGTCGACGCAACGGGCCTTCCTGTTTCCGTCACTCCTGTTGCAAAAGGAAGCATTGAAAACAAGGTAATGGCATCAGGAATGGTTAAAGCAAAGCAAGAGGTGACGCTCTTCTCCCCAAATAATGGGACCCTGTTACAATTTACTGTACAAGAGGGGGACAATGTTACTGCTAACCAGGTTATTGGTAGTATAGATGTAACCGATCTATCAAGCGAAATCGCTTCTATTAATGCGCAAATCGCTTCGCAGCAGGCTGAACTTAATCGTGTAAAATCAGGCAAAGAGCCTGAAACGATTGCCCAACAGGAGGAACGTGTTCGTCAGGAGAAAGAAAAGGTTGCATCTGCCCAGAAGGAATACAACCGTACCAAACAATTGGTTGAGGCTGGTGCTTCTCCCGCAACTGAATTGGACAAGGCTAAGGAATCTTTATCACAAGCGCAATCATCTCTTACAATGTCCCAGAGCGAATTAGCCCTAAATAAAAAAGGTCCAAAAAGCACAGATATTGCTTCTGTTCAAGCACAAATTAATCAGCTAAACGTAAAAAAAGCAGAGCTAGCGAAGCAAAGCTCTCAATCCACAGTGGTAGCTCCATTCACAGGTACCATTTTGAAAGTGGATGCTAAGAATGGTCAAGCCGTTACGAAGGGTACAGAAATTATTACGATGGGTGACCTATCAAAATTACAAGTAGTCGCAGATATTAACGAATCAGATGTAAAAGATATTCAAGTAGGGCAAAAAGCACTCGTAAGTGGTACTTCTATGGGCAAAGAAAAAGCAGAAGCTACCGTAACTCGTATCTCGCCACTGGCAACGAAGATTCAAAAAGGCGAAACGACAGGAAAAACAAAAGTAAATGTAACATTGGAATTAGATCAAGCCGTCTCTGTGCTAAAGCCTGGCTTTAATGTAGATGTGGATATTATGATCACCAATAAAAACAACATTCTTGTTGTCCCTTTCCAAGCCGTTGTGAATGATCCAAGCGGTTCATTTGTATGGGTAGTAGAAGACGGTCTGGCGAAAAAACGTCCAGTAAAAACAGGTACCGAAAGCGACTTACATGTA